A region of Dictyostelium discoideum AX4 chromosome 1 chromosome, whole genome shotgun sequence DNA encodes the following proteins:
- a CDS encoding DUF866 family protein, producing the protein MVRQSISLKAELEEIQNIFPATYKIFFLKIKCSNCGEIPDKWIGLDKSNIEVIGKSNVNLATKCKGCNRENSIVIEDTDYSSRTIESEKDFEIARFDCRGVEIEEFDPRDNWIVVSSSGKEYKDVDLEEGEWSEFEERTSTSLTILSIESSIKKIK; encoded by the exons atggtcagacaatcaatttcattaaaagcTGAATTagaagaaattcaaaatatttttccagcaacatataaaatattttttttaaagattaaaTGTTCAAATTGTGGTGAAATCCCAGATAAATGGATTGGTTTagataaatcaaatattgaagTCATTGGAAAATCAAATGTAAATTTAGCAA cAAAATGTAAGGGTTGTAATAGGGAAAATAGCATTGTAATTGAAGATACTGATTATTCATCAAGAACAATTGAATCAGAaaaagattttgaaattgcTAGATTTGATTGTAGAGGtgttgaaattgaagaatttgatCCAAGA gaTAATTGGATTGTTGTCTCATCATCTGGTAAAGAATATAAAGATGTCGATTTAGAAGa AGGAGAATGGTCAGAATTTGAAGAAAGAACTTCAACTTCATTAACTATTTTAAGTATTGAATcttctattaaaaaaatcaaataa
- a CDS encoding hypothetical protein (Q13630 GDP-L-fucose synthetase (EC 1.1.1.271) (FX protein) (Red cell NADP(H)- binding protein) (GDP-4-keto-6-deoxy-D-mannose-3,5-epimerase-4- reductase)) — protein MTETTSKRTVLVTGGSGLVGKGIEKYVKETDKSNDVWVFMRSSDCDLKSRESTRSYFEKIKPTHVIHLAARVGGLFSNMKYKVEFFRENIDINDNVLACCKEFNVVKCVSCLSTCIFPDKTTYPIDETMIHNGPPHPSNEGYAYAKRMIDVLNRAYNEEYGCKFTSVIPTNIYGPHDNYHLTDGHVIPGLIHKTYLAMKNNQDLTIMGTGKPLRQFIYSYDLAKYFVWTLNNYEEMSPLILSVGEEDEISIADVARLITEAMEFKGKLIFDTSKADGQYKKTASNLKLKSLVPDLTFTPIQQAIKESCQWFIDNYETARK, from the exons atGACAGAAACAACAAGCAAAAGAACAGTTTTAGTTACTGGTGGATCAGGACTTGTTGGTAAAGGTATTGAAAAATATGTAAAGGAAACCGATAAGAGTAATGATGTTTGGGTTTTTATGAGATCTTCAGATTGCGATTTAAAAAGTAGAGAATCAACCAGAagttattttgaaaaaattaaaccaacTCATGTTATTCATTTAGCTGCTCGTGTTGGTGGTTTATTCAGTAACATGAAATATAAAGTAGAATTCTTTAGAGAAAATATTGATATCAACGATAATGTTTTAGCATGttgtaaagaatttaat gttgtTAAATGTGTTTCATGTTTATCAACTTGTATTTTCCCAGATAAGACAACATATCCAATTGATGAAACTATGATTCATAATGGACCACCACATCCATCAAATGAAGGTTATGCATATGCAAAGAGAATGATTGATGTTTTAAATAGAGCATACAATGAAGAATATGGTTGTAAATTTACAAGTGTAATTCCAACAAATATCTATGGTCCACATgataattatcatttaacTGATGGTCATGTTATTCCAGGTTTAATTCATAAAACTTATTTAGCAATga aaaataatcaagattTAACAATTATGGGTACTGGTAAACCATTACgtcaatttatttattcatatgATCTTGCAAAATATTTTGTATGGACATTAAATAACTATGAAGAGATGTcaccattaattttatcagtTGGTGAAGAggatgaaatttcaattgcaGATGTTGCACGTTTAATCACTGAAGCTATGGAATTCAAaggtaaattaatttttgatacaAGTAAAGCTGATggtcaatataaaaaaactgcttcaaatttaaaattaaaatcacttGTTCCAGATTTAACTTTTACACCAATTCAACAAGCAATCAAAGAATCTTGTCAATGGTTTATTGATAATTATGAAACTgcaagaaaataa
- a CDS encoding cytochrome b5 domain-containing protein, with protein MMRFSKLVRCTNSIIKSNQIQRSFISTSFVQQQQPSKSVLTLNNNNNKYIQKRSYASGSEDEPWLLEKADPSILQDDHPGYPFSELVDTTLPEFSIQEVSRHNSREDCWIIINEKVYNVSSYVSSHPGGDMILQNAGGESTTLFKEAPMTSYAHVIMKDFHIGYCRHQRRFDGFTPRQHDEDHH; from the exons ATGATGAGATTTTCAAAGTTAGTCAGATGTACTAATAGTATCATCAAATCAAACCAAATTCAAAGATCATTTATCTCAACTTCATTtgtacaacaacaacaaccatcaaAATCAGTTTTAActttaaacaacaacaacaataaatatattcaaaAGAGATCTTATGCATCTGGTAGTGAAGATGAACCATGGTTATTAGAAAAAGCTG ATCCATCAATTCTTCAAGATGATC aTCCAGGTTATCCATTTTCAGAATTAGTAGATACAACACTTCCAGAATTTAGCATTCAAGAAGTCTCTCGTCATAATTCAAGAGAGGATTGTTGGATTATCATTAATGAAAAAGTTTACAATGTTTCCTCATATGTTTCATCTCATCCAGGTGGTGATATGATTTTACaa AATGCAGGTGGTGAATCAACAACTTTATTCAAAGAAGCACCAATGACTTCATATGCACATGTTATCATGAAAGATTTTCATATTGGATATTGTCGTCATCAAAGAAGATTTGATGGCTTCACTCCAAGACAACATGACGAAGATCATCactaa
- a CDS encoding NIF domain-containing protein, whose protein sequence is MILNKVAKCYGKQIGFFGNKTTQFIKPNQTIFLIGGTKRLFTTQQQQSPKKEEPKSEQQKKVEDKTEEKEKEKDEEENENEKEKENEDGEGQKKKSKFNVPPIVTSVTSTFFAGVLVASTFGYLTYNFKKDISEEERYRLNSVESKFYHSIAEPFREFFDNIFENLRTKYEFFDMLFGPGKIHKVLPPPLPGGKKYTLVIDIDALTEITKTSKYPTLYKRAGLDFFLDHLRKDYEIYLYFNGNIPQNKYEQLQFKIDTNGKYFTGLLYPETGIKERNQFSKKIEMLDRDPSKVIFIDAASPYDHPNVINIGKFKSNSKDKLLIELLPVLESFSRKNLDDVRPEISQFQNISKQSLTKNLEDYLSTHNINSRQKK, encoded by the exons atgattttaaataaagtagCAA aatgttaTGGTAAACAAATTGGattttttggtaataaaaccactcaatttataaaaccaaatcaaactatttttttaattggtggaACAAAGAGATTATTTAcaactcaacaacaacaatcaccaaaaaaagaagaaccAAAATctgaacaacaaaaaaaagtagAGGATAAAactgaagaaaaagaaaaagaaaaagatgaagaagaaaatgaaaatgaaaaagaaaaagaaaatgaagatggAGAAggtcaaaaaaagaaatctaaATTCAATGTACCACCAATTGTCACATCTGTAACCTCAACTTTCTTTGCAGGTGTACTTGTTGCATCAACATTTGGTTATTTAACTTATAACTTTAAAAAGGATATTTCTGAAGAAGAAAGATATAGATTAAATTCAGTAGAATCTAAATTTTATC ATTCTATTGCCGAACCATTTAGagaattttttgataatatttttgaaaatttaagaACAAAATATGAATTCTTTGATATGTTATTTGGACCAGGTAAAATTCATAAAgttttaccaccaccacttccAGGTGGTAAAAAATACACACTCGTAATTGATATCGATGCTCTTACTGAAATTACCAAAACTTCT aaATATCCAACCCTCTACAAAAGAGCAGGTCTTGATTTCTTCTTAGATCATTTAAGAAAAGATTATGAAATCtatctttattttaatgGAAATATTCCACAAAAT aaatatgaaCAActtcaatttaaaattgatacaAATGGTAAATATTTCACTGGTTTACTTTATCCAGAAACTGGTATTAAAGAAAGAAATCAATTTAGTAAAAAGATTGAAATGTTAGATAGAGATCCATCAAAGGTTATCTTTATTGATGCCGCATCACCATATGATCATCCAAATGTTATCAATATTGgtaaattcaaatcaaacTCTAAAgataaacttttaattgaattattaccaGTACTTGAAAGTTTCTCCAGAAAGAATCTTGATGATGTCAGACCTGAAATCTCTCAATtccaaaatatttcaaaacaaTCATTAACTAAAAATTTGGAAGATTATCTTTCAACtcataatattaatagtcgtcaaaaaaaataa
- the psmD6 gene encoding 26S proteasome non-ATPase regulatory subunit 6 has protein sequence MDESIKKLPDLAIADLIFTVKLEGKTGTESYNKLIKEIETHKMLPLYKILVEQLKWTEDQGLVSKLKAENESELKALDNKITDSVENFGESEIREAYLAKSDFYCRIGDKDTAVEMYRQTFEKTVPLGQKLDIVFTLIRMGIFWMDHDIVTRNLEKAQSLVEEGGDWDRKNRLKTYEAVYKMSIRQFKEASDLYLETVASFTSTEFIDYSRFIQYLIFTSLLHLDRVSLKQKVIDSPDVLSVINDTPKLQDLLQSFYNGDYANFFGALAHFSDSIKGDRYLAEHSRFFTREMRILAYNQFLESYSSVKLESMSNQFGVSYDFIDRELSRFVAAGRLNCKIDKVSGVIETTRSDAKNHLYKTTLQQGDNLLNRVQKLSRVINV, from the exons ATGGATGAAAGTATTAAAAAGTTACCAGATTTAGCTATTGCTGATTTAATTTTCACTGTTAAATTAGAAGGTAAAACTGGTACTGAatcatataataaattaattaaagaaattgaaacaCACA aaatgttaCCATTATATAAAATACTTGTAGAACAATTAAAATGGACAGAAGATCAAGGATTagtatcaaaattaaaagctGAAAATGAAAGTGAATTAAAAGCattagataataaaattactgATAGTGTTGAAAATTTTGGTGAGTCTGAAATTAGAGAAGCATATTTAGCAAAATCTGATTTCTATTGTCGTATCGGTGATAaa gatacaGCAGTTGAAATGTATAGACAAACGTTTGAAAAAACAGTACCATTGGGTCAAAAATTAGATATTGTTTTTACATTAATTAGAATGGGTATTTTTTGGATGGATCATGATATTGTAACAAGAAATTTAGAGAAAGCTCAATCATTAGTTGAAGAAGGTGGTGATTGGGATAGAAAGAATCGTTTGAAAACATATGAAGCAGTTTATAAAATGTCCATTAGACAATTTAAAGAAGCCTCCGATCTCTACTTGGAAACTGTTGCAAGTTTCACTTCAACTGAATTTATCGATTATAGTAGATtcattcaatatttaattttcacTTCATTACTTCATTTGGATAGAGTTTCCTTAAAACAAAAAGTTATCGATTCACCAGATGTACTCTCTGTTATTAATGACACTCCAAAACTTCAAGATTTATTACAATCTTTCTATAATGGTGATTATGCTAATTTCTTTGGTGCTTTag CTCATTTCTCTGATTCAATTAAAGGCGATAGATATTTAGCTGAACATTCACGTTTCTTTACTAGAGAAATGAGAATTTTGGCttataatcaatttttagaATCTTATTCATCTGTAAAATTAGAATCAATGTCAAATCAATTTGGTGTATCTTATGATTTTATTGATAG AGAATTATCACGTTTTGTAGCAGCAGGTCgtttaaattgtaaaattgataaagtttCAGGTGTCATTGAAACTACCAGAAGTGATGCAAAGAATCATTTATACAAAACTACACTTCAACAAGGTGATAACTTATTAAATAGAGTTCAAAAATTATCTCGTGtaataaatgtttaa
- the crtp3 gene encoding chloroquine resistance transporter-like protein — protein sequence MGSDERKPLLSINDGDDDFNHQDVSTKTPPIKKESLSNKFKSFLKKSMTKETLPILIYVLLYIISGVINVVLLKKLMIKFVNYGFFLSQITNYGYLPIFLVAMWYKMYCTSDVPKETRNFPQYKFVIMGLLDAINGFFVVIGGVSTSGPLQQLLNQAIIPFTMIASFIFLRERYSLFQLGGAAVILGGVIVSLIPSLVGGSSGGNILFYNFFYLISVIPGALSNVYKDIAFQSIDMDVWYLQFWDCLYQSLFGSILFPVNNWLPPPATIKFTEIIPSMRDGALCLGGKNTILPIFNGTTSTLAFGSCGINDNFVCDDCHNTWIIVLIYMTVNIAYNIFILLVLKHAGATVYSIANTVILPLTNIFFSIHFIMGAATTPFSALSVAGLLLILFGLGGYRIGSMIKKPPPDSKKDSEQQGGEGGAGDGDSSDNKNNLGDSAEIPQQIQPKTQLHLRNQFFGRLGIDIPESRYRATNIINN from the exons atgggaagTGATGAAAGAAAACCacttttatcaattaatgatggtgatgatgattttaatcaTCAAGATGTATCAACAAAAacaccaccaattaaaaaagaatcattatctaataaatttaaaagttttttaaaaaaatcaatgacAAAAGAAACTCttccaattttaatatatgttttattatatattatttctGGTGTTATTAatgttgttttattaaaaaaacttatgattaaatttgtaaattatggTTTTTTCCTTAGTCAAATAACAAATTATGG ttatttaccaatttttttaGTTGCAATGTGGTATAAAATGTATTGTACAAGTGATGTACCAAAAGAAACTAGAAATTTTCCACAATATAAATTTGTGATAATGGGATTATTGGATGCAATTAATGGTTTTTTCGTTGTGATTGGTGGTGTTTCAACATCGGGTCCATTGCAACAGTTATTGAATCAAGCTATTATTCCATTCACAATGATTGcatcatttatatttttaagaGAACGTTATTCATTATTTCAATTGGGTGGAGCAGCAGTGATTTTAGGTGGTGTTATAGTTTCATTGATTCCATCATTGGTTGGTGGTTCCTCTGGtggtaatattttattttataattttttttacttaattTCAGTTATTCCAGGTGCACTTTCAAATGTTTATAAGGATATAGCTTTTCAATCGATTGATATGGATGTTTGGTATTTACAATTCTGGGATTGTCTTTATCAATCTTTATTTGGTAGTATTCTATTCCCAGTTAATAATTGGTTACCACCACCAGCAACTATTAAATTCACTGAAATTATACCATCT atGAGAGATGGTGCATTATGTTTAGGTGGTAAAAATACTATTTTACCAATTTTTAATggtacaacatcaacattgGCATTTGGATCATGTGgtattaatgataattttgttTGTGATGATTGTCATAATACATGGattatagttttaatttatatgacAGTTAATATCGcttataatattttcattttattagtATTGAAACATGCTGGTGCAACCGTTTATTCAATTGCAAATACTGTGATTTTACCATTAacaaatattttcttttcaattcATTTCATTATGGGTGCTGCAACTACACCATTCTCTGCTTTATCAGTTGCTGGTTTacttttaattctatttgGTTTAGGTGGTTATCGTATTGGttcaatgattaaaaaaccaCCTCCAGATTCAAAGAAAGATTCAGAACAACAAGGTGGTGAAGGAGGTGCTGGTGATGGCGATTCatctgataataaaaataatttaggtGATAGTGCTGAAATTcctcaacaaattcaaccaaAGACTCAATTACATTTAAGAAATCAATTCTTTGGTAGATTAGGTATTGATATACCTGAATCAAGATATAGAGctacaaatattattaataattaa
- the hcpC gene encoding HP1-like protein (Similar to CHRomatin Organization MOdifier) has translation MGKTNKKKIEEESEEEEAGDVFEVEKILDKRVQHGRIQYNIRWKGFSADYDTWEDEANVVGCPELVREFESSRIKEKKKNRKRKNVIIDEDPTEEISSSLSSILSSPQPQPPPPLQLTNHSPASSELAITTNTFLISNCTSTSNKTKISIENEEIIKNDHARYGVPYVEGIGFENGDCVDEIVGCKPFGENNLLYFFIRWRGKEKLSWVSNESIKQKEPLQLIEFYESRLKFGYKGEEN, from the exons atgggtaaaacaaataaaaaaaaaattgaagaagaatcagaagaagaagaagcaGGAGATGTTTTTGaagttgaaaaaattttagataaaAGAGTTCAG catGGAAGAATTCAATATAATATAAGATGGAAAGGATTTTCAGCAGATTATGATACATGGGAAGATGAAGCTAATGTTGTAGGTTGTCCAGAACTTGTAAGAGAATTTGAAAGTTCaagaattaaagaaaaaaaaaaaaatagaaaaagaaaaaatgtTATAATTGATGAAGATCCAACAGAAGAAATATcgtcatcattatcatcaatattatcatcacctcaaccacaaccaccaccaccattacaaCTAACCAACCACTCACCAGCATCATCAGAATTGGcaataacaacaaatacttttttaatttctaattgTACATCAACAtctaataaaacaaaaatttcaatagaaaatgaagaaattattaaaaatgaccATGCAAGATATGGTGTACCATATGTTGAAGGTATTGgttttgaaaatggtgattGTGTTGATGAGATTGTTGGATGTAAACCCTTTGGtgaaaacaatttattatatttctttattagGTGGAGAGGTAAAGAAAAATTATCATGGGTATCAAATGAATCCATTAAACAGAAAGAACCCttacaattaattgaattttatgAAAGTAGACTTAAATTTGGTTATAAAGGtgaagaaaattaa
- a CDS encoding hypothetical protein (O13747 Hypothetical RING finger protein C16E8.13 in chromosome I), producing the protein MNTYKISSTDNFKFKSFSPSSTSITTIQSSPTIINSNISEKQEKPIKTEETVASLIKKQLNMNNNNNNKNNNNKNNNDDNKIITIENNKINPINNDINNNNNNNNNKNKEIENKKIFYKGTLIPDSIILEGVLQPPGFDFSNIKGKAIQKSNNLLSSIPNPSLSLSSLTTTTTTTTTTTTTTTTTTTRTTNTLNDNINDEKESIPFFSGNPNIEVVEGVIHLFINTTIEKNLTSSLCQLPNSRTNLICIESIPSYMSIPDLIGFFHSSCDFIIDMKIIRDSSPNKYMVLLRLKDQISADEFYQLFNGKNFSSFEPETCCLLFISKVEFQAISPNYHLFQPKQQQQQQQQQQQQQQQQQQQQQQQQQQQQQQQQQIQTPINSIELPNCPVCLDRLDSNSSGIVTVLCHHSFHCDCLSKWKGDNTCPVCRYVQVPIVESKSVCSTCQSTESLWICIICGQVGCSRYVNSHANQHYQETMHTFALELETQRVWDYAGDGYVHRLIQNRTDGKVMEFPNPHQSSDTRDGSHLKEEKIESIVMEYNFLLTSQLEQQRAYFEQLINKIEKEHSYRINQLKEDIEKNNSKWQLKLLKQKQKGDDGGKETTFLKQINSALKENQEKFKQTEEEKDKTIENLSEELRDLRFFIEAQKTLSENHEMKDATIVLPPPPTISPTNQPNNNLNKKFKKKK; encoded by the exons ATGA atacttataaaatttcaagtacagataattttaaatttaaatctttttcacCTTCATCAACCTCTATAACTACAATAcaatcatcaccaacaataataaattcaaatatttcagaaaaacaagaaaaaccaataaaaacTGAAGAAACAGTTGcatcattaataaaaaaacaattaaatatgaataataataataataataaaaataataataataaaaataataatgatgataataaaattataacaattgaaaataataaaataaatccaataaataatgatataaataataataataataataataataataaaaataaagagattgaaaataaaaaaatattttataaaggTACATTAATACCTGATAGTATTATATTAGAAGGTGTTTTACAACCACCAGGTTtcgatttttcaaatattaaaggtAAAGCAattcaaaaatcaaataatttattatcatcaataccaaatccatcattatcattatcatcattaacaactacaactacaactactacaaccactacaacaactacaactacaacaacaactagaacaacaaatacattaaatgataatattaatgacgAAAAAGAATCAATACCATTTTTTTCTGGTAATCCAAATattgaagttgttgaaggtgttattcatttatttataaatacaacaattgaaaaaaatttaacttCATCATTATGTCAATTACCA aattctagaacaaatttaatttgtattGAATCAATACCATCATATATGTCAATACCAGAtttaattggattttttCATTCATCATGtgattttataattgatatgaaaattattagagattcatcaccaaataaatatatgGTACTATTAAGATTAAAAGATCAAATATCAGCCGatgaattttatcaattatttaatggaaagaatttttcatcatttgaacCAGAAACatgttgtttattatttatatcaaagGTTGAATTTCAAGCTATTTCAccaaattatcatttatttcaaccaaaacaacaacaacaacaacaacaacaacaacaacaacaacaacaacaacaacaacaacaacaacaacaacaacaacaacaacaacaacaacaacaacaacaaattcaaacaccaattaattcaattgaattaccaAATTGTCCAGTTTGTTTAGATAGATTAGATTCAAATTCATCTGGTATAGTTACAGTTTTATGTCATCATTCATTTCATTGTGATTGTTTAAGTAAATGGAAAGGTGATAATACTTGTCCAGTTTGTAGATATGTTCAAGTACCAATTGTAGAGTCAAAAAGTGTTTGTTCAACTTGTCAATCGACTGAATCATTATggatttgtattatttgtgGTCAAGTTGGTTGTTCACGTTATGTAAATAGTCATGCAAATCAACATTACCAAGAAACAATGCATACATTTGCATTGGAACTAGAGACACAACGTGTTTGGGATTATGCTGGTGATGGTTATGTTCATcgtttaattcaaaatagaACCGATGGTAAAGTTATGGAATTTCCAAATCCTCATCAAAGTTCTGACACTCGTGATGGTTCTCATTTAAAAGAGGAGAAAATCGAATCAATCGTAATGGAATATAATTTCCTTCTCACTAGTCAATTGGAACAACAACGTGCTTACTTTGAACaactaattaataaaattgaaaaagaacaTTCCTATCgtatcaatcaattaaaagaagatatcgaaaaaaataattcaaaatggcaattaaaactattgaaacaaaaacaaaaaggtgatgatggtggtaaagaaactacatttttaaaacaaattaattctgctttaaaagaaaatcaagagaaatttaaacaaactgaggaagaaaaagataaaaccattgaaaatttatCTGAAGAATTAAGAGATCTTAGATTCTTTATTGAAGCTCAAAAAACTTTATCTGAAAATCATGAAATGAAAGATGCAACTATAGTTTTACCACCACCTCCAACAATTTCACCAACAAAtcaaccaaataataatttaaataaaaaatttaaaaaaaagaaataa
- a CDS encoding cellulose-binding domain-containing protein, whose translation MNNNYLKLFICLYLSFFLTIIVNGQQCWNKDNLSWRSGGDRKLTLNGVEITIQGIAWFGMETGTFSPGGLQSQSVESILDILVATGFNALRLPFSVDMLINKRYPNHINYSLNPNLQGKTALEVLQYITSESGKRGILIVLEQHRFDPADYISPLWYTTECFKNVDGVCINYTEQMVIDSWINLTNLFKQYWNLWALDIKNEPHDPVTWGTGNPSTDWDKAFVRIVNQIDSSTNFNGVYFIEGVQNNQGICSNMYNNWWGGNMSPVRCFPIYLNQPNRVVYAPHTYCSSVFDQEFFNAPDYPNNMPTVWDAEFGFLADNVPTNQYAVLLGEWGCKVNTTKNSLFMDRFTQYLNDKNMKSHLFFSLNPDSADTDSILYEDWKTVNQKTMNYLRKINSSPSKFTPNGNQICLGQVSTISTIGSSTTTASQSTTTTTTGTGSTTSKPTTTGGSGSSTTTTKPSTTTTTTTTTTGGSSTTGSSNVKAVIKQTIRQTWFDGTNTNTLVDCTLTNPSSSPIPIPRFAIDKTPSSSWELNLVSSNIVSFTSWNNQISPGQTLSFGYIVSSSTVITFTQI comes from the exons atgaataataattatttaaaattatttatttgtttatatttatcattttttttaacaattattGTAAATGGTCAACAATGTTGgaataaagataatttaagTTGGAGAAGTGGTGGTGATCGTAAATTAACATTGAATGGTGTAGAAATTACAATTCAAGGTATTGCATGGTTTGGTATGGAAACTGGTACATTTTCACCAGGTGGTTTACAAAGTCAAAGtgttgaatcaattttagatattttagtTGCAACTGGTTTCAATGCATTACGTTTACCATTTTCAGTTGATATGCTTATTAATAAACGTTATCCAAATCATATTAATTATAGtttaaatccaaatttaCAAGGTAAGACAGCACTTGAAGTATTACAATATATAACTTCTGAATCTGGTAAACGTGGTATTTTGATTGTACTTGAACAACATAGATTTGATCCAGCTGATTATATTTCACCACTTTGGTATACAACtgaatgttttaaaaatgttgatGGTGTATGTATAAATTATACTGAACAAATGGTAATTGATTCTTGGattaatttaacaaatttatttaaacaata ttggaaTTTATGGGCattagatattaaaaatgaaccACATGACCCAGTTACATGGGGTACTGGTAATCCTTCAACAGATTGGGATAAAGCATTTGTTAGAATTGTAAATCAAATTGATTCATCAACAAATTTCAATggtgtttattttattgaaggtgttcaaaataatcaaggAATTTGTTCAAATATGTATAATAATTGGTGGGGTGGTAATATGTCACCAGTAAGATGTTTCccaatttatttgaatcaacCAAATCGTGTTGTCTACGCTCCACATACCTATTGTTCAAGTGTTTTCGATCAAGAATTTTTCAATGCTCCAGATTATCCAAATAATATGCCAACCGTTTGGGACGCTGAATTTGGTTTCTTGGCTGATAATGTTCCAACCAATCAATATGCAGTTTTATTAGGTGAATGGGGTTGTAAAGTAAACACCActaaaaattcattatttatggATAGATTCactcaatatttaaatgataaaaatatgaAATCACATCTTTTCTTCTCTTTAAATCCAGATTCTGCTGATActgattcaattttatatgAAGATTGGAAAACTGTTAATCAAAAAacaatgaattatttaagaaaaattaattcttcaCCTTCAAAATTCACTCCAAATGGTAATCAAATTTGTCTTGGTCAAgtttcaacaatttcaacaattggTAGTTCAACTACAACTGCTTcacaatcaacaacaacaacaacaactggAACAGGTTCAACAACTAGTAAACCAACAACCACTGGTGGATCAGGTtcatcaacaactacaactaaaccatcaacaacaacaacaacaacaacaacaaccactgGTGGATCAAGTACAACTGGATCATCAAATGTTAAAGCAGTTATTAAACAAACTATTAGACAAACTTGGTTTGATggtacaaatacaaatacttTGGTTGATTGTACATTAACCAATCCATCAAGTAGTCCAATTCCTATTCCAAGATTTGCAATTGATAAAACTCCATCATCATCTTGGGAATTGAATTTAGTTAGTTCAAATATTGTTTCATTTACAAGTTGGAATAACCAAATTAGTCCTGGTCAAACTTTATCATTTGGTTATATTGTTTCTAGTAGTACTGTAATTACATTTactcaaatttaa